The Cellulomonas wangleii genome includes a region encoding these proteins:
- a CDS encoding Na+/H+ antiporter NhaA gives MVALAPTVRTFLATEAGSAVVLLAATAAALAWASSPARDAYTALWHTPAGLSSATSASSSTCSTG, from the coding sequence ATGGTGGCCCTGGCGCCGACGGTCCGCACGTTCCTGGCGACCGAGGCCGGCAGCGCCGTGGTGCTGCTCGCGGCGACCGCCGCGGCCCTCGCGTGGGCCAGCTCCCCCGCGCGCGACGCCTACACGGCCCTGTGGCACACCCCGGCCGGCCTGTCGTCGGCGACCTCGGCATCGAGCTCGACCTGCAGCACTGGGTGA
- a CDS encoding SDR family NAD(P)-dependent oxidoreductase: protein MSATTSPALTAPVPRTALVTGAGRGIGRELALALARAGYALGLVARTRERLEEVADEARALGAQVTVAAADLVDATAVADAVGRVETGLAGAGGIGLLVNNAGVIERAELPFAADDVEDVWRVVETNVRGPLLVTHAVLPGMLARGAGRVLNVNSGSGHRALPTYTGYAISKGALARFTTQLHRQYADAGLRVLDLAPGVVATDMTAAMPVHTGRTDWTSPQDVADLVLAFAAGELDGLSGRFVRAGADTPASLREHAEQIAATDARTLRLSTWGPDDPVT, encoded by the coding sequence GTGAGCGCGACGACGTCCCCTGCCCTGACCGCACCGGTCCCGCGGACCGCCCTGGTCACCGGCGCCGGCCGCGGCATCGGCCGTGAGCTCGCCCTGGCACTCGCGCGCGCGGGCTACGCGCTGGGCCTGGTGGCCCGCACCCGGGAGCGGCTCGAGGAGGTCGCGGACGAGGCGCGTGCGCTGGGCGCGCAGGTCACGGTCGCGGCGGCCGACCTGGTCGACGCCACCGCGGTGGCCGATGCGGTGGGCCGCGTCGAGACCGGCCTGGCGGGTGCGGGCGGGATCGGCCTGCTCGTCAACAACGCCGGCGTCATCGAGCGCGCCGAGCTGCCGTTCGCGGCGGACGACGTGGAGGACGTCTGGCGCGTGGTGGAGACCAACGTGCGCGGGCCGCTGCTGGTGACGCACGCCGTGCTGCCCGGGATGCTGGCCCGCGGCGCCGGGCGGGTGCTCAACGTCAACTCCGGCTCCGGGCACCGCGCCCTGCCGACGTACACCGGCTACGCGATCAGCAAGGGTGCGCTGGCGAGGTTCACCACGCAGCTGCACCGGCAGTACGCCGATGCGGGCCTGCGGGTGCTGGACCTGGCGCCGGGCGTCGTCGCGACGGACATGACCGCCGCCATGCCGGTGCACACCGGGCGGACCGACTGGACGTCGCCGCAGGACGTCGCCGACCTGGTCCTCGCCTTCGCGGCGGGCGAGCTCGACGGGCTGTCCGGGCGCTTCGTGCGCGCCGGTGCGGACACGCCCGCGTCGCTGCGCGAGCACGCCGAGCAGATCGCGGCGACGGATGCGCGGACCCTGCGGCTGTCGACCTGGGGGCCGGACGACCCGGTGACGTGA
- a CDS encoding DsbA family protein produces the protein MTSPEPVVVSTDPDRHVLGDPDAPVTVVEYGDLECPYCRDAEPVLRRLVEESGGRVRLVWRHFPLFQVHPHALAAALAAEAAGAHGRFWEMQRLLFAHQDALSDEDLGRYAQEVGLAPDELVGPPADRFARAVQADYEGGIELDVPGTPTLLIDGVRYRGRVELEALRQVVDAV, from the coding sequence ATGACGTCTCCCGAGCCCGTCGTGGTCAGCACCGACCCGGACCGTCACGTGCTGGGGGACCCGGACGCACCCGTCACGGTGGTCGAGTACGGCGACCTCGAGTGCCCGTACTGCCGGGACGCCGAGCCCGTGCTGCGTCGGCTGGTCGAGGAGTCCGGCGGGCGCGTGCGCCTCGTGTGGCGTCACTTCCCGTTGTTCCAGGTGCACCCGCACGCCCTGGCCGCGGCGCTCGCGGCCGAGGCGGCCGGTGCCCACGGACGGTTCTGGGAGATGCAGCGGCTGCTGTTCGCCCACCAGGACGCGCTGAGCGACGAGGACCTCGGCCGGTACGCGCAGGAGGTCGGCCTCGCGCCCGACGAGCTCGTGGGACCGCCGGCGGACCGGTTCGCCCGTGCCGTGCAGGCGGACTACGAGGGGGGTATCGAGCTCGACGTCCCGGGGACGCCCACCCTGCTCATCGACGGTGTGCGGTACCGCGGCCGCGTGGAGCTGGAGGCGCTGCGTCAGGTCGTCGACGCGGTGTGA
- a CDS encoding NAD-dependent epimerase/dehydratase family protein, producing the protein MRVVVVGASGNVGTAVLRRLAADTTVTSVVGVARRTPQARPPAPYDAATWVACDIGAPEAEERVVTDLARTFAGADAVVHLAWAIQPSHDRARLRSTNVVGTRRVVQAAVQAGVPHLVAASSVGAYSPSPDDTLRDESWPTGGVRSSSYSVDKAAVESLLDRTEAQTPLRVARLRPALVFQHDAGREITRYFLGPFVPERLLDGRVPVLPWPRGLRLQAVQADDLADAFREAVVHQARGAFNLAAPGVLRGPDVAALVARARLREVPVRAARTVLAAGWHARAVPVGPGWLDMGMAAPLLDTTRAERELAWRPRSTAAEALHQLVTGIASGAGTASPPLRPRGR; encoded by the coding sequence GTGAGGGTCGTGGTGGTCGGTGCCAGCGGCAACGTGGGGACGGCCGTCCTGCGCCGGCTCGCCGCGGACACCACGGTGACGTCCGTGGTCGGCGTCGCTCGTCGTACACCGCAGGCCCGGCCGCCCGCGCCGTACGACGCCGCCACCTGGGTCGCGTGCGACATCGGGGCGCCCGAGGCCGAGGAACGGGTGGTCACGGACCTCGCCCGCACGTTCGCGGGCGCCGACGCCGTGGTGCACCTGGCGTGGGCGATCCAGCCCAGCCACGACCGCGCACGCCTGCGCTCGACCAACGTGGTGGGCACGCGCCGGGTGGTGCAGGCGGCCGTGCAGGCCGGGGTCCCGCACCTGGTCGCCGCGTCCTCCGTCGGCGCCTACTCGCCCTCGCCCGACGACACGCTGCGTGACGAGTCCTGGCCGACCGGCGGCGTGCGGTCGTCGTCCTACAGCGTCGACAAGGCCGCCGTCGAGTCCCTGCTGGACCGCACCGAGGCGCAGACGCCGCTGCGCGTGGCACGGCTGCGGCCCGCCCTGGTCTTCCAGCACGACGCGGGCCGGGAGATCACCCGCTACTTCCTCGGTCCGTTCGTGCCCGAGCGGCTGCTCGACGGGCGGGTGCCGGTGCTGCCGTGGCCCCGCGGGCTGCGCCTGCAGGCCGTCCAGGCCGACGACCTCGCCGACGCGTTCCGCGAGGCGGTGGTGCACCAGGCGCGCGGGGCCTTCAACCTGGCGGCGCCCGGCGTCCTGCGCGGGCCGGACGTGGCCGCCCTGGTCGCGCGGGCCCGGCTGCGGGAGGTTCCGGTCCGCGCGGCGCGGACCGTGCTGGCCGCCGGGTGGCACGCGCGTGCCGTACCGGTCGGCCCCGGGTGGCTCGACATGGGCATGGCAGCCCCGCTGCTGGACACGACCCGCGCCGAGCGTGAGCTCGCGTGGCGGCCGCGGTCCACCGCGGCCGAGGCCCTGCACCAGCTCGTCACGGGCATCGCGTCCGGTGCGGGGACCGCCAGCCCGCCCCTGCGGCCCCGGGGTCGCTGA
- a CDS encoding alcohol dehydrogenase catalytic domain-containing protein: MRALTWQGREHVSVEDVPDPRVEEPTDAVIRVTSTAVCGSDLHLYSVLGAFLQPGDVLGHEAMGIVEEVGPEAGRRLKVGDRVVVPFGIACGTCHMCALGLQSQCETTQVHATGKGAALFGYTSLYGSVPGGQAQYLRVPQAQYGPVVVPDDGRADETYLYLSDVLPTAWQAVAYADVPPGGTVAVVGLGPIGQMAARIALHRGAERVIGIDIVAERLLMASRHGVDVIDAARTDDVVEAVRERTHGRGADAVVEAVGMEAHGSPVAAAGQRAAAFLPDALARPLIEKAAVDRMAALQTAIGVARRGATVSVVGVYGGALDPFPMMDVFDRQLSFRFGQANVRRWSDDLLPLVTDPADPLGVADLRTHRVSLEQGPQAYDVFQRKADGCIKVVLDPFA; this comes from the coding sequence GTGCGGGCGCTGACGTGGCAGGGACGCGAGCACGTGTCGGTCGAGGACGTTCCCGACCCGCGGGTCGAGGAGCCCACCGACGCCGTGATCCGCGTGACGTCGACCGCCGTCTGCGGGTCCGACCTGCACCTGTACTCGGTGCTCGGCGCGTTCCTGCAACCCGGCGACGTGCTGGGCCACGAGGCCATGGGGATCGTCGAGGAGGTCGGACCCGAGGCGGGGCGTCGCCTGAAGGTCGGTGACCGCGTCGTCGTGCCGTTCGGGATCGCGTGCGGCACCTGCCACATGTGCGCACTGGGGCTGCAGAGCCAGTGCGAGACCACGCAGGTGCACGCCACCGGCAAGGGGGCGGCCCTGTTCGGCTACACCTCCCTGTACGGCAGCGTCCCCGGCGGGCAGGCGCAGTACCTGCGCGTGCCCCAGGCCCAGTACGGACCCGTCGTCGTCCCCGACGACGGGCGCGCCGACGAGACCTACCTCTACCTCTCCGACGTGCTGCCCACCGCGTGGCAGGCCGTCGCCTACGCCGACGTGCCACCGGGCGGGACCGTGGCCGTCGTGGGGCTCGGGCCGATCGGTCAGATGGCGGCGCGCATCGCGCTGCACCGGGGAGCCGAGCGGGTGATCGGCATCGACATCGTGGCTGAGCGGCTGCTCATGGCCTCCCGCCACGGCGTGGACGTGATCGACGCGGCACGGACGGACGACGTCGTGGAGGCCGTGCGCGAGCGCACCCACGGGCGCGGTGCCGACGCGGTCGTCGAGGCCGTCGGCATGGAGGCGCACGGCTCACCGGTGGCCGCCGCGGGGCAGCGGGCGGCGGCCTTCCTGCCCGACGCGCTGGCCCGGCCGCTCATCGAGAAGGCAGCCGTCGACCGCATGGCCGCGCTGCAGACCGCCATCGGCGTGGCGCGGCGCGGTGCGACCGTGTCGGTCGTCGGCGTGTACGGCGGGGCGCTGGACCCGTTCCCCATGATGGACGTGTTCGACCGCCAGCTGTCGTTCCGGTTCGGCCAGGCCAACGTGCGGCGGTGGTCCGACGACCTGCTGCCGCTGGTCACCGACCCGGCGGACCCCCTCGGGGTGGCCGACCTGCGCACCCACCGGGTGTCCCTCGAGCAGGGGCCGCAGGCGTACGACGTCTTCCAGCGCAAGGCGGACGGCTGCATCAAGGTCGTCCTGGACCCGTTCGCGTGA
- a CDS encoding DUF1697 domain-containing protein, whose product MTVMVALLRGVNVGGATRVPMADLRRVVAEAGYGDVRTYVNSGNVVLSADVDDAEQVAAALRAACAGAFPCRPDVVVRTRDDLRAVVAGNPFLSRDDDPTHHHVVFLPGTVPARVPDVEVTPPEDLAAVGRELYLYLPDGIGRSRLAARLARRAGPGGTSRNWRTVTTLAAMAAEQA is encoded by the coding sequence ATGACGGTGATGGTGGCGCTGCTGCGCGGGGTGAACGTCGGCGGTGCCACCCGGGTGCCGATGGCGGACCTGCGCCGGGTCGTGGCCGAGGCGGGCTACGGCGACGTGCGCACGTACGTGAACAGCGGGAACGTGGTGCTGAGCGCGGACGTCGACGACGCCGAGCAGGTGGCGGCCGCGCTGCGGGCGGCGTGCGCCGGCGCGTTCCCGTGCCGTCCGGACGTGGTCGTGCGCACCCGGGACGACCTGCGGGCCGTCGTCGCCGGCAACCCGTTCCTGTCCCGTGACGACGACCCGACCCACCACCACGTGGTGTTCCTGCCGGGCACGGTCCCGGCACGGGTGCCCGACGTCGAGGTCACGCCGCCCGAGGACCTCGCCGCCGTCGGCCGCGAGCTGTACCTCTACCTGCCCGACGGGATAGGCCGCAGTCGGCTGGCCGCCCGCCTCGCCCGACGCGCGGGGCCGGGAGGCACCTCCCGCAACTGGCGCACGGTGACGACGCTGGCGGCCATGGCCGCCGAGCAGGCCTGA
- a CDS encoding methylated-DNA--[protein]-cysteine S-methyltransferase, whose product MSVVHAVVPAPFGPVAVGVADGAVTDVRFPHADGSAATAGLGPRVDPGDDPLLAEAVRQLTGYLAGARREFDLPLRYRGSAFRQRVWEGLRSVPYGTTTTYGALATAVGLDPRTAARAVGAANGANHLPIVVPCHRVIGADGTLTGFSGGLDRKRVLLALEARVATGTGTLF is encoded by the coding sequence GTGAGCGTGGTGCATGCGGTGGTGCCCGCACCGTTCGGGCCGGTCGCGGTCGGTGTCGCCGACGGTGCGGTGACGGACGTCCGCTTCCCGCACGCCGACGGCTCGGCGGCGACCGCAGGGCTGGGACCTCGGGTCGACCCCGGGGACGACCCGTTGCTCGCCGAGGCCGTCCGACAGCTCACCGGCTACCTCGCCGGTGCGCGACGCGAGTTCGACCTGCCGCTGCGCTACCGCGGCAGCGCGTTCCGGCAGCGCGTCTGGGAGGGCCTGCGGTCGGTCCCGTACGGCACGACGACGACGTACGGGGCGCTCGCCACCGCGGTCGGGCTCGACCCGCGCACGGCGGCCCGGGCGGTGGGTGCCGCCAACGGGGCGAACCACCTGCCGATCGTCGTGCCGTGCCACCGCGTGATCGGGGCCGACGGCACCCTCACCGGGTTCTCCGGCGGCCTGGACCGCAAGCGCGTGCTGCTGGCCCTCGAGGCCCGCGTCGCGACGGGCACGGGCACGCTGTTCTGA
- a CDS encoding DUF6518 family protein, with translation MPATPTVPAKPLPAPAAPTGHHALETAAGRGRLPGFVAVALAVPVGLTAGVLTSFGQTVLPGPLGGLANAVTPWLVVPFVLGALTRRWGWALVAGVLACLGEVAGYYLTSHLRGFGTSSSWVLFWLVCALPGGGVGAVAGWSWRRDGHDDGPSTRRGRGLGGAVLVAAWWAEAVVVYLALLGYVGHAVVFVSAGVLTFVVLGRYGRQHGGIARWLVPALVLAGAGFAVVYP, from the coding sequence GTGCCTGCGACCCCCACCGTGCCCGCGAAACCCCTGCCCGCACCCGCCGCGCCGACCGGGCACCACGCCCTCGAGACGGCCGCCGGCCGTGGACGTCTGCCCGGGTTCGTCGCTGTCGCGCTCGCGGTGCCCGTGGGACTCACCGCCGGTGTGCTCACGTCGTTCGGGCAGACCGTGCTGCCGGGGCCCCTCGGAGGCCTGGCGAACGCCGTCACGCCGTGGCTGGTGGTCCCCTTCGTCCTGGGGGCCCTCACCCGGCGCTGGGGGTGGGCGCTCGTCGCCGGCGTGCTCGCGTGCCTCGGTGAGGTCGCGGGGTACTACCTCACGTCCCACCTGCGGGGGTTCGGCACCAGCAGCAGCTGGGTCCTGTTCTGGCTGGTCTGCGCGCTGCCGGGTGGTGGCGTCGGCGCCGTGGCCGGGTGGTCGTGGCGGCGGGACGGGCACGACGACGGCCCGTCGACGCGGCGGGGGCGCGGGCTCGGCGGCGCGGTCCTGGTCGCCGCGTGGTGGGCCGAGGCGGTCGTGGTGTACCTCGCGCTCCTCGGGTACGTGGGCCACGCGGTCGTGTTCGTGTCAGCCGGTGTCCTCACGTTCGTCGTCCTCGGCCGGTACGGGCGGCAGCACGGCGGCATCGCGCGGTGGCTGGTGCCTGCCCTGGTGCTCGCCGGGGCCGGGTTCGCCGTGGTGTACCCGTGA
- a CDS encoding DUF4349 domain-containing protein, with protein MRCTASPSQARRASGSSPAPARCSPTGSRCPRRTSIYAPERAPAVEEGPATFLDGLDTGWTAFVATVRGVLVVVGVLLPWLVVAGLATAAVPLWRRRRTVELATSASDGTTPPDGPGTLGRAPRRPEGPCRGHVGRS; from the coding sequence GTGCGGTGCACGGCCTCGCCGTCGCAGGCGCGCAGGGCCTCCGGCTCGAGCCCGGCACCCGCACGCTGCTCGCCGACCGGGTCGCGCTGTCCACGGCGGACGTCGATCTACGCGCCGGAGCGCGCACCCGCCGTCGAGGAAGGGCCCGCCACGTTCCTCGACGGCCTCGACACCGGGTGGACCGCCTTCGTGGCCACCGTCCGCGGCGTCCTCGTCGTGGTCGGCGTCCTGCTGCCCTGGCTGGTCGTCGCGGGGCTCGCCACCGCCGCCGTGCCGCTGTGGCGGCGGCGCCGTACGGTGGAGCTGGCGACGTCGGCGAGCGACGGCACGACGCCGCCGGACGGACCCGGAACGCTCGGCCGAGCGCCCCGCAGGCCCGAAGGTCCCTGTCGGGGTCACGTCGGACGGTCGTAA
- a CDS encoding DUF4914 family protein gives MSVTVTGPLADVSLAPEVRAALEASPRLVIPATREELYQLALGPEGGPVFTVEYDVNGEMVPEATVTRCRNGVAVNYPEDYMRRRDPDCMRIADDLPTDKPRYRDVFDAEFDPTRTETLEWLGTQELVVVPFKAGGPRFGYPSLAIVPLNSAFFALTLVDLQGWVTFDEIGPFTPRSILYVAPPFRHTHFGGRQVVVHNRSTTLHEVWAYNLYPGPSAKKGVFSVLLDIGEQEGWLTAHASSVRVTTPYENETVIMHEGASGGGKSEMCQEIRREDDGRILVGTNVVRDEPYHITLGETSALAPVTDDMTLCHPSVQKGNGRLVVADAEDGWFVRVDNLTHYGEDPAFEKAVIQPDEPLLFLSIDGVADATALPWEHTLDSNGKRCPNPRVVIPRRFVKNVISEPKEVDVRTFGVRMPLCTRDNPTYGIMGMMHLIPPSLAWVWRLIAPRGDKNPSIGESKDVKKALKHGGMVAEGVGSYWPFSTGTKVAAANLLLRQIAENDRTRYVLTPNQHIGAYKVGFSAEWLTREYLARRGGGRILRDQLTPARCALFGYRPKEIKLDGQQIRPTLLQPEYQSQVGVEAYDTGAKILTDFFRAELEQFLTDDLDPLGRRIIELVLRGGTVEEFDELTPMYV, from the coding sequence ATGAGCGTCACCGTGACCGGTCCCCTGGCGGACGTGTCTCTTGCACCCGAGGTGCGAGCCGCCCTGGAGGCGAGCCCGCGCCTGGTGATCCCCGCGACGCGCGAGGAGCTGTACCAGCTGGCGCTGGGCCCCGAGGGCGGCCCGGTGTTCACCGTCGAGTACGACGTGAACGGCGAGATGGTGCCGGAGGCGACGGTCACCCGCTGCCGCAACGGCGTCGCCGTGAACTACCCCGAGGACTACATGCGCCGGCGCGACCCGGACTGCATGCGGATCGCGGACGACCTGCCCACCGACAAGCCGCGCTACCGCGACGTCTTCGACGCGGAGTTCGACCCCACCCGCACCGAGACGCTCGAGTGGCTCGGCACGCAGGAGCTCGTCGTCGTGCCGTTCAAGGCCGGTGGCCCGCGCTTCGGCTACCCCTCGCTGGCGATCGTGCCGCTGAACAGCGCGTTCTTCGCCCTCACGCTCGTGGACCTGCAGGGCTGGGTGACGTTCGACGAGATCGGCCCGTTCACGCCGCGCTCGATCCTCTACGTCGCGCCGCCGTTCCGGCACACGCACTTCGGCGGCCGGCAGGTCGTCGTGCACAACCGCTCCACGACGCTGCACGAGGTGTGGGCCTACAACCTGTACCCGGGGCCGAGCGCCAAGAAGGGCGTCTTCTCGGTGCTGCTCGACATCGGCGAGCAGGAGGGCTGGCTCACCGCGCACGCCTCGAGCGTCCGGGTGACCACGCCGTACGAGAACGAGACCGTCATCATGCACGAGGGCGCCTCGGGCGGCGGCAAGTCCGAGATGTGCCAGGAGATCCGCCGCGAGGACGACGGCCGCATCCTCGTCGGCACCAACGTCGTGCGCGACGAGCCGTACCACATCACCCTCGGCGAGACGTCGGCGCTGGCTCCGGTGACCGACGACATGACGCTGTGCCACCCGTCGGTGCAGAAGGGCAACGGCCGGCTGGTCGTCGCCGACGCCGAGGACGGCTGGTTCGTGCGCGTCGACAACCTCACGCACTACGGCGAGGACCCGGCGTTCGAGAAGGCCGTCATCCAGCCCGACGAGCCTCTGCTCTTCCTGTCGATCGACGGCGTCGCCGACGCGACCGCCCTGCCGTGGGAGCACACGCTCGACTCCAACGGCAAGCGGTGCCCGAACCCGCGCGTCGTGATCCCCCGGCGATTCGTCAAGAACGTCATCAGCGAGCCGAAGGAGGTCGACGTCCGCACGTTCGGCGTCCGGATGCCGCTGTGCACACGGGACAACCCGACCTACGGGATCATGGGGATGATGCACCTGATCCCGCCGTCGCTGGCGTGGGTGTGGCGCCTCATCGCCCCGCGCGGGGACAAGAACCCGTCCATCGGCGAGAGCAAGGACGTCAAGAAGGCCCTCAAGCACGGCGGCATGGTCGCCGAGGGTGTCGGGTCGTACTGGCCGTTCTCGACGGGCACCAAGGTGGCCGCGGCGAACCTCCTGCTGCGCCAGATCGCCGAGAACGACCGCACCCGCTACGTGCTGACCCCCAACCAGCACATCGGGGCCTACAAGGTCGGGTTCTCCGCCGAGTGGCTCACCCGCGAGTACCTCGCCCGCCGCGGTGGCGGTCGCATCCTGCGCGACCAGCTGACCCCCGCGCGGTGCGCGCTGTTCGGGTACCGGCCCAAGGAGATCAAGCTCGACGGGCAGCAGATCCGCCCGACGCTGCTGCAGCCCGAGTACCAGTCCCAGGTCGGCGTCGAGGCGTACGACACGGGCGCGAAGATCCTCACGGACTTCTTCCGCGCCGAGCTCGAGCAGTTCCTGACCGACGACCTGGACCCCCTGGGCCGCCGGATCATCGAGCTGGTCCTGCGCGGCGGCACCGTCGAGGAGTTCGACGAGCTGACCCCGATGTACGTCTGA
- a CDS encoding cation-translocating P-type ATPase — protein sequence MTSTAHDDPPHHAAADQEHGGGDRPYAQDASEVLARLGTTADGLSSAEADARLARVGPNRLPTPPRPGALVRLLRHFDDVLIYILLAAAVLKAFLGDWVDFTVILVVAVVNALVGFLQEGQAERALDGIRTMLSLSATVRRDGQWTDVDSQTLVPGDVVRVRSGDKVPADVRLVEATNLQVDESALTGESVPAAKDVAPVGPDAGVGDRASMLFSGTIVAAGTGLGVVTGTGAATEIGRIQSLIADVDHLQTPLKRQLTRLGTLLSRAILVMAFAMLVIGRVVHDFALPDLVSAAIGFAVAAVPEGLPALVTITLALGVQQMARRHAITRKLPAVEALGSVTTICSDKTGTLTKNEMTARTVVTAEHRYDVEGLGYEPTGGVTLDGSPASIATHPDLAALVRAGALCNDARVVADDDGRWGIVGQPTEGALRTLALKTDARTDDARRVAVVPFESANKLSATLDELPDGSRRVHVVGAPDRLLDRATTQRGPSGTAVPLDRERWEHAVEELGGQGLRVLAAAERPAAPGTTTLELDGVDTGLTFLGLVGIVDPPRPEAVAAIADCHRAGIAVKMITGDHAGTAVAIARELGIVRHGEEVTALTGAELEAMSQEQLRTRVRDVDVYARTSPEHKIRIVRALQSHHEVVAMTGDGVNDAPALTRADIGIAMGIKGTEATKEAAEIVLADDNFATIERAVEEGRRIYDNIRKSVVFLLPTNGAQSLVILVAVLFGLALPLTPVQILWVNLVTAITLSLALAYEPAEPGIMERPPRSPKESVLSRPSLVVVVWASLLIGGTTLAVYLIEKDLGASDGIAQTSAVTMLALGQTAFLFSCRFLNGSSLTWRVLTGNRVVWIAIGSLAVLQVVFTYAPFMHSWFGSAPIGGRDWGLTAAFAVGVFLLCEVGKAVARRVR from the coding sequence ATGACGAGCACGGCACACGACGACCCTCCGCACCACGCCGCCGCCGACCAGGAGCACGGGGGCGGCGACCGCCCGTACGCGCAGGACGCGTCCGAGGTGCTCGCCCGGCTCGGCACCACGGCCGACGGGCTCTCGTCCGCCGAGGCCGACGCGCGGCTGGCGAGGGTCGGCCCCAACCGGCTGCCGACGCCGCCGCGACCGGGCGCCCTGGTGCGTCTCCTGCGCCACTTCGACGACGTCCTCATCTACATCCTGCTCGCCGCGGCGGTGCTCAAGGCGTTCCTCGGCGACTGGGTCGACTTCACGGTCATCCTGGTCGTCGCCGTGGTCAACGCGCTGGTCGGGTTCCTGCAGGAGGGGCAGGCGGAGCGCGCGCTGGACGGCATCCGCACGATGCTGTCGCTGTCGGCCACGGTGCGCCGCGACGGGCAGTGGACCGACGTGGACTCCCAGACGCTCGTGCCCGGTGACGTCGTGCGCGTGCGGTCGGGCGACAAGGTCCCGGCCGACGTGCGCCTCGTCGAGGCGACGAACCTGCAGGTGGACGAGTCCGCCCTGACCGGGGAGTCCGTGCCCGCGGCCAAGGACGTCGCCCCGGTGGGGCCCGACGCGGGCGTCGGGGACCGCGCCAGCATGCTGTTCTCCGGCACGATCGTCGCGGCCGGCACCGGCCTGGGGGTCGTGACCGGGACGGGGGCGGCGACCGAGATCGGGCGCATCCAGTCGCTGATCGCGGACGTCGACCACCTGCAGACGCCGCTCAAGCGCCAGCTCACGCGCCTGGGCACGCTGCTGTCCCGGGCGATCCTCGTCATGGCGTTCGCGATGCTCGTGATCGGACGCGTGGTCCACGACTTCGCCCTGCCGGACCTCGTCTCGGCGGCGATCGGGTTCGCCGTGGCCGCGGTGCCGGAGGGCCTGCCCGCCCTGGTGACGATCACGCTCGCGCTCGGCGTGCAGCAGATGGCCCGGCGCCACGCGATCACCCGCAAGCTGCCGGCGGTCGAGGCCCTGGGGTCGGTCACCACCATCTGCTCGGACAAGACCGGGACGCTGACGAAGAACGAGATGACCGCCCGCACGGTGGTCACCGCCGAGCACCGGTACGACGTGGAGGGCCTGGGGTACGAGCCGACCGGGGGCGTGACGCTGGACGGGTCCCCCGCGAGCATCGCCACGCACCCCGACCTGGCGGCGCTGGTGCGCGCGGGCGCCCTGTGCAACGACGCCCGCGTGGTCGCGGACGACGACGGCCGCTGGGGCATCGTCGGTCAGCCCACCGAGGGAGCGCTGCGCACGCTGGCGCTCAAGACGGACGCCCGCACCGACGACGCCCGGCGGGTCGCCGTGGTGCCCTTCGAGTCCGCGAACAAGCTGTCCGCGACGCTCGACGAGCTGCCCGACGGCAGCCGGCGCGTGCACGTCGTCGGCGCGCCGGACCGGCTGCTGGACCGCGCGACCACGCAGCGCGGCCCGTCGGGCACGGCGGTGCCGCTGGACCGCGAGCGCTGGGAGCACGCCGTCGAGGAGCTGGGCGGGCAGGGTCTGCGGGTCCTCGCCGCGGCCGAGCGCCCCGCGGCACCCGGCACGACGACGCTCGAGCTGGACGGCGTGGACACGGGCCTGACCTTCCTCGGCCTCGTGGGCATCGTCGACCCGCCACGGCCCGAGGCCGTCGCGGCGATCGCCGACTGCCACCGCGCGGGCATCGCGGTGAAGATGATCACGGGCGACCACGCGGGCACGGCCGTGGCGATCGCCCGCGAGCTCGGCATCGTGCGGCACGGCGAGGAGGTCACCGCGCTCACCGGCGCCGAGCTCGAGGCGATGAGCCAGGAGCAGCTGCGCACGCGCGTCCGGGACGTCGACGTGTACGCCCGCACCAGCCCGGAGCACAAGATCCGGATCGTGCGCGCACTGCAGTCGCACCACGAGGTCGTGGCGATGACGGGCGACGGGGTCAACGACGCGCCCGCGCTGACCCGGGCCGACATCGGCATCGCGATGGGCATCAAGGGCACCGAGGCGACCAAGGAGGCCGCGGAGATCGTCCTGGCGGACGACAACTTCGCGACAATCGAGCGGGCCGTCGAGGAAGGGCGGCGGATCTACGACAACATCCGCAAGTCCGTCGTCTTCCTGCTGCCCACCAACGGCGCCCAGTCGCTGGTGATCCTCGTCGCCGTGCTGTTCGGGCTGGCGCTGCCGCTGACCCCCGTGCAGATCCTGTGGGTCAACCTGGTCACCGCGATCACGTTGTCGCTGGCCCTGGCGTACGAGCCCGCGGAGCCCGGGATCATGGAACGGCCACCCCGCTCGCCGAAGGAGTCGGTGCTGTCGCGCCCCTCGCTCGTGGTCGTCGTGTGGGCCTCGCTGCTCATCGGCGGCACGACGCTGGCCGTGTACCTGATCGAGAAGGACCTGGGGGCGAGCGACGGCATCGCGCAGACGTCGGCCGTGACGATGCTCGCGCTCGGGCAGACGGCCTTCCTCTTCTCGTGCCGGTTCCTCAACGGCTCGTCGCTGACGTGGCGGGTGCTCACCGGCAACCGGGTCGTGTGGATCGCCATCGGCTCGCTCGCCGTGCTGCAGGTGGTGTTCACCTACGCGCCCTTCATGCACTCCTGGTTCGGGTCCGCGCCGATCGGCGGGCGCGACTGGGGCCTGACGGCCGCGTTCGCGGTGGGTGTCTTCCTGCTGTGCGAGGTCGGCAAGGCGGTCGCGCGGCGCGTGCGGTGA